A genomic window from Alkalihalobacillus sp. AL-G includes:
- a CDS encoding DUF4367 domain-containing protein, protein MTDPKQYLHKQFKDEADDTLFEGLDINAEFKDEVRKKVNKRNTRFEWLSNLIWKKRTLSTVSVATFACILVMLTPMILDSQNKTNTGEDINLNETPIDNKVGTLAGDSNTITDPTLIDYVDLKTKEEAIELLGDGLMVPAYHPEYFELSRIHALENSEGKATKVIFTYTSENQSYLVIADTNTQQFGYNNFKRITINGDEGFLKPDDPNDSSAELHLYTEEFHYMIGGLISSDEAIKIAESLE, encoded by the coding sequence ATGACCGATCCGAAACAATATTTACACAAACAATTCAAGGACGAAGCGGATGACACACTATTTGAAGGTCTCGACATAAACGCTGAATTTAAGGATGAAGTACGAAAAAAGGTTAATAAGCGGAACACCAGATTTGAATGGTTATCAAATCTTATATGGAAGAAACGAACCCTTAGTACAGTATCTGTAGCAACTTTTGCATGTATATTAGTGATGCTTACACCGATGATCCTTGATTCGCAAAATAAAACAAATACTGGTGAGGATATCAATTTAAATGAGACGCCGATTGATAACAAGGTGGGTACATTAGCTGGAGATTCGAATACGATAACAGATCCAACCTTAATTGACTATGTGGATCTAAAAACAAAAGAGGAAGCAATCGAGTTACTTGGAGATGGTCTTATGGTGCCTGCATATCATCCTGAGTATTTTGAACTGAGCAGGATACATGCACTTGAGAACAGTGAAGGGAAAGCAACAAAGGTTATCTTCACGTATACTTCGGAAAACCAATCCTACTTGGTAATAGCAGATACTAATACGCAGCAATTCGGATACAATAATTTTAAAAGGATTACGATAAACGGGGATGAAGGTTTCCTCAAACCAGACGATCCGAATGATTCAAGCGCTGAACTGCATTTATATACGGAAGAGTTTCATTATATGATCGGCGGTTTAATATCAAGCGATGAGGCTATAAAAATAGCAGAGTCACTAGAATAA
- a CDS encoding AbgT family transporter, whose translation MPQPQTNLDNPQQSKGLYRFLNWIERIGNKLPDPFFIFVYLAAFVMLLSWLVHSMGVTVVHPGTGEELPIRSLISGEGIQYILSSMLTNFTGFKPLGLVLAMMLGIGLAEKVGLLESVIKKSILNAPKALITYAVIFIGILGNLASDAAFVLIPPLAAMVFYTVGRHPLAGLAAGFAGVGAGFTANIFIAGTDALLSGISTEAAKASGIENVIVTPVDNWYFMCTSVIILSIVGALITERIIEPRLGVYKGKVDKELEEASPLEGKALRNSLIAGLVYLGLVALMLFWPNSPLRNEEGGIIPSPFLSGIVPIILLFFITVGVAYGITMKKITSSKDIPKYMGEAMKDMSGYIVLIFAAAQFISYFNWSNLGTWVAVNGAEFLTSMDLTGLPVVVGFSMLTAVLNLIIFSGSAQWALEAPVFIPMLMLLDYHPAFIQAAYRIADSSTNIITPLNPYILIVLAFMREYDKKAGLGTLISLMLPYSIIFYAIWLVLLIVFAVFGIPFGPGIGVHL comes from the coding sequence TTGCCACAGCCTCAAACAAATCTGGACAACCCGCAACAATCGAAGGGTCTTTACCGTTTTTTAAATTGGATTGAACGTATCGGAAATAAGCTTCCTGATCCGTTTTTCATCTTTGTCTATTTGGCTGCATTTGTCATGCTCTTGTCTTGGCTTGTACACAGTATGGGCGTCACTGTTGTCCATCCTGGCACAGGTGAAGAGCTTCCAATCCGGAGCCTCATCTCAGGTGAGGGTATACAGTATATTCTGTCTTCCATGCTAACGAACTTTACAGGGTTCAAACCGTTAGGACTCGTGTTAGCGATGATGCTCGGGATTGGGCTTGCGGAAAAAGTAGGATTACTTGAGAGTGTCATAAAGAAATCGATCTTGAATGCACCAAAAGCACTCATAACGTATGCTGTCATTTTTATCGGGATATTAGGAAACTTAGCATCGGATGCTGCTTTTGTCCTAATTCCACCATTAGCGGCGATGGTCTTTTATACTGTTGGCCGTCATCCGTTGGCAGGATTAGCGGCTGGATTTGCAGGAGTGGGAGCTGGTTTTACCGCTAATATTTTCATTGCCGGAACAGACGCTTTATTATCGGGTATTTCAACGGAAGCGGCAAAGGCTTCTGGTATTGAAAATGTTATCGTAACTCCTGTCGATAATTGGTATTTCATGTGTACGTCTGTTATCATCCTATCAATTGTAGGCGCTCTCATTACAGAAAGGATTATCGAGCCTCGATTGGGTGTCTATAAAGGGAAGGTAGATAAAGAGTTGGAGGAGGCTAGCCCACTTGAAGGAAAAGCTTTACGGAACAGCTTGATTGCTGGTCTGGTTTATCTTGGGTTAGTAGCACTAATGCTGTTCTGGCCAAACTCACCGTTACGAAATGAAGAGGGCGGTATCATTCCTTCTCCATTCTTAAGTGGAATCGTACCGATCATTCTCTTGTTCTTTATAACGGTTGGTGTTGCATACGGAATCACAATGAAAAAAATTACAAGTTCTAAGGATATCCCTAAATATATGGGTGAAGCGATGAAGGATATGTCGGGTTACATCGTACTTATCTTCGCAGCAGCACAGTTCATCAGTTATTTTAACTGGAGTAACCTAGGGACTTGGGTAGCGGTAAATGGTGCTGAATTCTTAACGTCGATGGACCTGACGGGTCTACCTGTTGTAGTAGGGTTTTCGATGCTGACAGCTGTCTTGAACCTGATCATCTTTAGTGGATCTGCTCAGTGGGCACTTGAAGCACCTGTATTCATTCCGATGTTGATGCTGCTGGATTATCATCCTGCATTCATACAAGCAGCGTACCGGATTGCGGACTCATCAACGAATATCATCACACCTCTTAATCCGTATATATTGATCGTACTAGCTTTCATGAGAGAATATGATAAAAAGGCAGGTCTCGGAACACTTATCTCGCTCATGCTGCCATACAGTATCATCTTCTATGCCATCTGGCTTGTGCTTCTCATCGTTTTTGCAGTATTCGGAATCCCATTCGGACCAGGGATAGGAGTACATCTTTAG
- a CDS encoding CBO0543 family protein, whose translation MTILVLPWVFWFFLRKKESTNRLLLSGLVVYLVTSTLDSIGVAFGLWHYLYTPLPYIHTFFVPWDVSAFPVMTMLLIQFKPQINPFIKAVFFALTVAFVFEPFFSWLDVYVPVKWEYYYGVPIYFFIYILAHSVSRRKHFEPIE comes from the coding sequence ATGACCATACTGGTTTTACCCTGGGTTTTTTGGTTCTTCCTAAGAAAAAAGGAAAGCACCAACCGCTTATTGTTGTCAGGGTTAGTTGTTTATTTAGTCACTTCAACGCTTGATTCGATCGGAGTAGCATTCGGGCTATGGCATTATTTATACACACCCTTACCATATATTCACACATTTTTTGTACCATGGGATGTAAGTGCTTTCCCAGTGATGACCATGTTGTTGATTCAATTTAAACCGCAAATCAACCCTTTTATAAAGGCAGTATTTTTTGCACTGACCGTTGCATTTGTATTTGAACCCTTTTTTTCATGGTTGGATGTCTATGTACCAGTAAAATGGGAGTATTATTATGGTGTACCCATATATTTCTTCATTTACATCCTTGCCCACAGTGTGAGTAGAAGGAAGCATTTCGAACCGATTGAATAA
- a CDS encoding DinB family protein — protein sequence MDRLIFKQFELTRGFFLKTIQEVSETTAKVQPDGFNNTIHWQIGHVLTVAEQVMFGFPDNTTHLPTNYTDLFGKGTKPADWKGGVPAIKDLSIQLTDQLDRLQQIPAERFNKTLKEPFFGLETFGEMAGFALLHEAGHMGQIKAMNRIIEHTRVKS from the coding sequence ATGGATCGACTAATATTTAAACAGTTTGAGTTGACGAGAGGGTTTTTTTTGAAAACTATTCAAGAAGTCTCGGAAACAACCGCGAAAGTACAACCAGACGGTTTCAACAACACGATTCACTGGCAAATCGGCCATGTTTTAACGGTCGCTGAGCAGGTGATGTTCGGCTTTCCTGACAATACGACTCACTTACCAACAAACTATACGGACTTGTTCGGGAAGGGGACAAAGCCTGCTGATTGGAAAGGCGGTGTACCTGCCATAAAAGATCTCTCTATCCAGTTAACGGATCAGTTGGATCGTCTGCAGCAAATTCCTGCCGAACGGTTCAATAAAACGCTGAAGGAACCGTTTTTTGGGCTTGAAACCTTTGGGGAAATGGCTGGTTTTGCGTTACTCCATGAAGCGGGCCATATGGGCCAAATCAAAGCGATGAATCGCATTATCGAACATACAAGGGTAAAGAGCTGA
- a CDS encoding efflux RND transporter permease subunit encodes MNFLIKFSLKNVAAIFIITFLIILGGLYSFSNLKMEMLPDIESPVLTIEAIYPGASPDDVNENVTMKLEEQVKNIQGVETIESSSFENVGIVSLTFPYDTDLDKMEQEVAKAIDQAQLSEDVQTDILRFSLSMIPVYDISVFAKGDTDLTTYMEEEVVPALKKVKGVQNVAVAGEEHHLVQITVDKEKALQSGLTLSSIQQQINAKYLSFPAGQVQADDLEISVRVEEKLETIEELENLQLLPPGINQLNATPVFLKDIANVEEVTKQTELTRYNLKDAISLVVTKKQDANTVEVADEVTSVLNEYEDKMNYYIGFDSASTVKDSVHTLVREGLLGAVFASLAVLLFLRNIRATIIAVISIPFSLIFASIFLNQLDISLNMMTLGGMAVAVGRVVDDSIVVIENIFRRARRAGEEKISSELIIDSTKEIIKAIVSSTLTTIVVFLPLGFVEGETGGFFMPFALTITFALIASLLVSVTLVPILAKYSFKRVPKEEKEGFLQRKYAKLIERSLNHKVVTIVIACLLLAGSIMLVPRLGFTFLPNEEQKILTASIELPAATTMARTNEVSLEIEELFNEQNEIKDITAAVGSRDMFTGLKLENKANYFLTLEDGVQVDEFVKGLRKDMEAVMGEEAEEGQFTVQELAMGGPPTNNNIMIDLYSNDLDELQKAAKKVEAYLKKNEDLKNVTNNFTDKQRQYLVEIDSSKSSEFGVAGMQVLGTISDQTRPVEVGELTLNEDVKTVQLSYDEELTANDLQELTVFSQKGPVNLEEIADVKEIESFTSIQKLDGKVFARISAQVKGNDIQAVTDQVTAGVKNDIKLPEGVSFESGGGSEETTEQFQQMGIAMIAAIGLVYLTMLITFGKARIPIIILSSLVFVPIGSFTALFLAKEPLSISVMIGFLMLIGIVVTNAIVLTDRITRNQEEKGLTIREALIEAGKTRLRPILMTALATIAALLPLAFTTSSGTIISKGLALTVIGGLASSTLLTLILIPILYELFFFRRSKKERINKTTEITH; translated from the coding sequence ATGAATTTTTTGATTAAGTTCAGTTTGAAGAATGTTGCTGCAATTTTTATCATTACATTTCTAATTATTCTCGGAGGTTTGTATTCGTTTTCGAACCTGAAGATGGAAATGCTGCCTGACATTGAAAGCCCGGTATTAACGATTGAAGCAATCTATCCAGGTGCCTCTCCAGATGATGTGAACGAAAACGTCACAATGAAGTTGGAGGAGCAGGTTAAAAACATACAAGGTGTCGAGACAATTGAGAGCTCATCCTTTGAAAATGTCGGGATCGTCTCGTTAACTTTCCCGTATGATACCGATTTGGATAAAATGGAGCAAGAGGTCGCTAAGGCCATCGATCAGGCCCAATTGTCAGAGGACGTACAAACCGATATTTTGCGGTTCTCCCTCAGTATGATACCGGTTTACGATATTTCCGTGTTTGCCAAGGGGGATACGGATTTAACCACGTACATGGAAGAGGAAGTGGTCCCTGCTCTTAAAAAGGTAAAGGGTGTTCAAAATGTTGCGGTTGCCGGTGAAGAGCACCACTTGGTTCAAATTACGGTCGATAAAGAAAAAGCATTGCAAAGCGGACTGACACTCAGCAGTATCCAACAGCAGATCAACGCGAAATATTTATCGTTTCCTGCCGGACAGGTACAAGCCGATGATCTGGAGATTTCCGTCCGTGTCGAAGAGAAGCTCGAAACGATTGAGGAGCTTGAAAACCTTCAACTATTGCCTCCGGGAATAAACCAGCTAAATGCAACTCCTGTATTTTTAAAAGACATCGCAAACGTTGAAGAGGTCACGAAACAAACAGAACTAACACGATACAATCTGAAGGATGCGATATCACTCGTCGTTACAAAAAAGCAGGATGCCAATACGGTCGAGGTTGCGGATGAAGTGACCAGCGTATTAAATGAGTACGAAGACAAAATGAATTATTACATCGGCTTTGATTCAGCTTCGACCGTGAAGGATTCGGTCCATACGCTAGTACGTGAAGGATTGTTGGGAGCAGTATTTGCTTCACTTGCGGTCCTGCTCTTTTTACGGAATATCCGTGCGACGATCATTGCGGTCATCTCGATTCCGTTTTCGTTGATCTTTGCATCGATATTTCTGAATCAGCTTGATATTTCTTTGAACATGATGACGTTGGGTGGAATGGCGGTTGCGGTCGGTCGTGTGGTCGATGACAGTATCGTCGTGATCGAAAACATTTTCAGGCGTGCCCGGAGAGCTGGTGAAGAGAAGATTTCCAGTGAGCTGATCATCGATTCGACGAAAGAAATCATTAAAGCGATCGTATCTTCAACGCTCACGACAATTGTCGTCTTCCTGCCACTAGGTTTTGTTGAAGGTGAAACAGGCGGGTTCTTCATGCCTTTCGCACTGACGATTACGTTTGCACTTATCGCTTCTCTTCTCGTATCGGTGACGTTAGTGCCGATCTTAGCGAAGTATTCGTTCAAACGGGTTCCTAAGGAAGAGAAGGAAGGCTTTTTACAACGAAAATATGCAAAGTTGATTGAGCGATCTTTAAATCATAAGGTGGTTACCATCGTTATTGCTTGTTTGCTGCTTGCCGGTTCGATCATGCTAGTTCCGAGATTAGGCTTTACATTTTTACCAAATGAGGAGCAAAAGATCTTAACCGCATCAATTGAGTTGCCTGCTGCGACAACGATGGCTAGGACAAATGAGGTTTCTTTAGAAATTGAAGAACTGTTCAACGAGCAAAACGAAATTAAAGACATTACTGCAGCAGTTGGAAGCCGAGATATGTTTACCGGCTTGAAGTTGGAAAACAAAGCGAATTATTTTCTCACGTTGGAAGATGGTGTCCAAGTCGATGAGTTTGTAAAAGGGCTGCGAAAAGACATGGAGGCTGTCATGGGTGAGGAAGCGGAAGAAGGGCAATTCACTGTCCAAGAGCTTGCAATGGGTGGCCCTCCGACAAACAACAACATCATGATTGATCTATACTCGAACGATTTGGACGAATTGCAAAAAGCGGCTAAAAAAGTCGAAGCATACTTGAAAAAGAACGAGGATTTGAAAAATGTAACGAATAACTTTACCGATAAACAACGACAATACCTTGTGGAAATTGATTCGAGTAAATCATCGGAGTTTGGGGTTGCGGGCATGCAAGTACTCGGTACGATATCCGATCAAACAAGGCCTGTTGAAGTAGGAGAGTTGACACTGAATGAAGACGTTAAAACGGTACAGCTTTCGTATGACGAAGAATTGACTGCGAACGACCTTCAGGAATTGACTGTTTTTAGTCAAAAGGGTCCTGTGAATTTAGAAGAAATAGCAGATGTGAAAGAAATCGAAAGCTTTACTTCGATTCAAAAGCTGGATGGCAAGGTATTCGCCCGAATCAGCGCACAGGTAAAAGGCAATGATATCCAAGCTGTAACAGATCAAGTGACAGCTGGGGTGAAAAATGATATTAAATTACCGGAAGGCGTGTCGTTTGAAAGCGGAGGGGGAAGTGAAGAAACAACCGAGCAATTCCAGCAGATGGGGATTGCGATGATTGCCGCGATCGGTTTGGTATACTTGACGATGCTGATTACATTCGGTAAAGCGCGTATTCCGATCATTATCCTTTCATCCTTAGTATTTGTTCCGATTGGATCCTTTACCGCACTGTTTCTTGCGAAAGAACCACTATCGATAAGTGTCATGATCGGGTTCCTGATGCTGATCGGAATTGTCGTAACGAACGCGATCGTTTTGACGGACCGCATCACCAGAAATCAAGAAGAAAAAGGATTGACCATTCGTGAAGCATTAATTGAAGCCGGCAAAACACGACTGCGTCCAATATTGATGACCGCATTGGCTACGATTGCGGCATTGCTGCCACTTGCGTTCACGACATCATCGGGAACTATTATTTCAAAAGGGCTTGCTCTTACCGTTATCGGTGGTTTAGCATCATCGACGTTATTGACATTAATTTTAATCCCGATTCTATATGAGTTATTCTTTTTCCGACGAAGTAAGAAAGAGCGTATCAATAAGACGACTGAAATAACTCATTAA
- a CDS encoding sigma-70 family RNA polymerase sigma factor: MEGQSHDDRIQSFSKEPSKALEKMMDCYGSTILRTAFFYLGDRHLAEDVSQEVFIRAYRNWEKFRGDSSVKTWLIRITINLCRDKMSLKASSEKPTDPFLIDGSSQFSVEEEVLKRINNTDMLKHVLNLPLHYREVLYLFYYLDLSTAEITKAIETPDGTVRGRLHRARKRLEECLKKEGLDQ, translated from the coding sequence ATGGAAGGGCAGTCCCACGATGACAGAATTCAATCCTTTTCGAAGGAACCATCTAAAGCTCTTGAAAAAATGATGGACTGCTACGGTTCAACCATATTACGAACGGCTTTTTTCTACCTAGGTGACCGGCATTTAGCTGAAGATGTAAGCCAAGAGGTATTTATCCGTGCTTACCGGAACTGGGAAAAATTCCGTGGGGACAGCAGTGTTAAGACTTGGCTTATCAGAATAACTATCAACCTATGCAGGGATAAAATGAGTTTAAAGGCATCCTCAGAGAAACCGACCGATCCCTTTTTAATAGATGGAAGCTCTCAATTCAGTGTTGAAGAAGAAGTTTTAAAACGAATAAACAATACAGATATGTTAAAACATGTATTGAATTTACCTCTACATTATCGAGAGGTCTTATACCTATTCTATTATCTCGACCTCAGTACTGCTGAAATCACGAAAGCCATCGAAACGCCAGACGGGACAGTTCGCGGCAGGCTGCATAGAGCTCGGAAACGATTAGAGGAGTGTTTGAAAAAGGAGGGATTAGACCAATGA
- a CDS encoding DUF2927 domain-containing protein: protein MKKIALLILFLFSSFLVLSVQPSFTIEGVGNGKVYAEDPIIQIEDGFGKLHIELNGEPIQNGYEITENGEYELTVRSTILWKDKIENITFERDDTPPRKPAIMHGVESVYFKEAKFELINEEDVTYEATVDGFPYTFNTPIKKEGEHVLRITAFKDNGLSSQAKYTFSIDNTTYTKKEIDMFIDFYFEHETELFKFTDDIDVIVHGKPTEQDIKKTKDVIEKLNEMLPFTLTYKKDASIKFFKNQINMYFTSVDDFSSYGFEGDIVNGEKMVIGFAKSEEVYYEEGITKAIVLVATDITQREREATIIHELTHAVGLYNHFENDPTSILYPYSEGQVMTWNKKDAKMIELLYREEVTVGMGKWAVRQILEPRTVKK from the coding sequence ATGAAAAAAATTGCTCTGCTTATTTTATTTCTCTTTTCTTCGTTCCTCGTTTTATCTGTGCAACCTAGTTTCACTATTGAAGGCGTAGGAAATGGAAAAGTGTACGCGGAGGATCCGATCATCCAAATCGAAGATGGATTTGGAAAATTGCATATAGAACTGAATGGTGAACCCATTCAAAATGGATATGAAATTACGGAAAACGGCGAATACGAGCTGACTGTCCGTTCAACTATTTTATGGAAAGACAAAATCGAAAATATCACTTTTGAACGAGATGATACCCCACCTCGTAAACCCGCAATCATGCATGGTGTAGAGTCTGTCTACTTTAAGGAAGCGAAGTTTGAATTGATCAACGAAGAAGATGTAACCTACGAAGCCACGGTGGATGGATTTCCGTATACATTCAATACTCCTATTAAAAAGGAAGGGGAGCATGTATTACGGATTACCGCATTTAAAGATAATGGATTATCATCTCAAGCGAAATATACATTTTCAATTGATAATACGACCTATACGAAAAAAGAGATTGATATGTTCATAGACTTTTATTTTGAACATGAGACGGAATTATTCAAATTCACCGATGACATCGATGTCATTGTACACGGTAAACCAACCGAGCAAGATATAAAGAAGACAAAAGATGTGATTGAGAAACTCAATGAAATGTTACCGTTCACATTAACGTATAAGAAGGACGCCAGTATCAAATTCTTTAAAAATCAAATCAACATGTACTTTACATCTGTTGATGATTTTAGTTCATATGGGTTCGAGGGCGATATCGTGAATGGGGAAAAGATGGTAATCGGATTTGCAAAATCCGAAGAAGTTTATTATGAAGAGGGGATTACAAAAGCGATTGTTCTGGTTGCTACGGATATAACCCAACGTGAGAGAGAAGCAACGATCATCCATGAACTGACACATGCAGTCGGGTTGTATAACCATTTTGAAAACGACCCAACGAGCATTTTATATCCTTACTCAGAAGGACAGGTAATGACGTGGAATAAGAAAGACGCAAAAATGATTGAACTTCTTTATCGCGAAGAGGTCACAGTCGGCATGGGGAAATGGGCAGTCCGGCAAATTTTGGAGCCTCGGACTGTGAAAAAATAA
- a CDS encoding MDR family MFS transporter — METKLNTKIILVTFMIGAFFAILNETLLNIALTELMVVFDIDAPTVQWMATGFMLVMGVLMPISALLIQWFTTRQMFIGVMAVFLMGTVIAACAINFPMLLTGRMIQAVGTGLLIPVIMNALLFMYRPEVRGKVMGTFGLVIMFAPAIGPTLSGVIVDLFGWRWLFIFVIPFALFSILFAIKFLQNVGEVTRPKVDILSIVLSSIGIGGIVYGFSSAGEDPEGFSSVKILSIIFTSLLSLLFFVLRQLKLEEPLLDVRVFKYKNYSLGVSLFVLVIMAMFASEIVMPMYLQGPLGYSAKLAGLLLLPGALLNGLMSPVMGGLFDKFGPRKLMIPGTLVLVGVMIFFSNINPSMHIWSFIFVYILLMLSISAIMMPAHTNALNELPKKLYPHGTAIGNTLQPIGGALGVSIFVSIMSQGENSYLEKQSGPVTEKIMNEAMTHGVHHAYWFALALSVVAFGIALFIKKAIAPDFDKAD, encoded by the coding sequence ATGGAAACGAAGCTCAATACGAAAATAATTTTAGTCACCTTTATGATTGGTGCCTTTTTTGCCATATTAAATGAAACCTTACTTAATATAGCATTGACAGAGCTGATGGTCGTATTTGACATAGATGCACCGACCGTTCAATGGATGGCTACTGGATTTATGCTCGTGATGGGTGTCTTGATGCCAATTTCTGCATTGTTGATCCAGTGGTTTACGACAAGACAAATGTTCATCGGTGTCATGGCCGTGTTTTTAATGGGAACGGTTATCGCTGCTTGTGCGATTAATTTTCCGATGCTGTTAACAGGACGTATGATCCAAGCGGTCGGAACCGGGCTGTTGATCCCAGTTATTATGAATGCGTTGCTGTTCATGTATCGCCCTGAAGTTCGTGGAAAAGTTATGGGGACGTTTGGATTGGTCATTATGTTTGCTCCGGCAATCGGTCCGACCTTATCGGGTGTCATCGTTGACTTGTTTGGGTGGCGCTGGTTATTCATTTTCGTCATTCCGTTCGCATTGTTTTCAATCCTCTTTGCAATAAAGTTTTTGCAAAACGTCGGAGAGGTTACACGTCCGAAGGTTGATATTTTATCGATCGTACTTTCTTCAATCGGGATTGGTGGAATTGTGTATGGCTTCAGCAGTGCAGGAGAGGATCCTGAAGGGTTTTCATCCGTAAAGATTCTTTCGATCATTTTTACAAGTCTATTAAGCTTATTGTTCTTTGTCCTGCGCCAATTGAAACTAGAGGAACCATTGTTAGATGTCCGTGTTTTTAAATATAAAAACTATTCACTAGGTGTCAGTCTCTTTGTCCTTGTTATCATGGCGATGTTCGCCTCTGAAATCGTAATGCCGATGTATTTGCAAGGACCTCTCGGATATTCAGCAAAGTTAGCAGGATTGCTGCTTTTACCAGGTGCGTTATTGAACGGTCTCATGTCACCTGTGATGGGGGGGCTGTTCGATAAGTTTGGACCTAGGAAGCTGATGATTCCTGGAACGCTCGTATTAGTCGGGGTCATGATCTTCTTCAGCAATATCAATCCTTCGATGCATATTTGGTCCTTCATTTTTGTCTATATCTTATTGATGCTGTCGATCTCAGCGATTATGATGCCCGCTCATACGAATGCATTGAATGAATTGCCGAAGAAACTATATCCCCATGGTACAGCTATCGGGAACACCTTACAACCGATCGGCGGTGCACTCGGGGTTTCAATTTTTGTAAGCATAATGAGTCAAGGTGAGAACAGTTATTTAGAAAAGCAATCCGGACCTGTAACAGAGAAAATCATGAATGAAGCGATGACTCACGGTGTACACCACGCCTATTGGTTTGCACTAGCGTTAAGTGTTGTTGCGTTCGGGATCGCCTTATTCATTAAAAAAGCGATTGCACCGGATTTTGATAAAGCTGATTAA